In Candidatus Contubernalis alkalaceticus, the genomic window CAAAGCCACTGCCGCCGCACTACGGGCCATCTTTGCCCCATCTATGATTAAAAAGACCGGTGAATTAGTAATCTTAGCGATATGGGCTGTGCTTCCCTCCTCTCGATCAGCAGCATATCCATCGTAAAGACCCATGACCCCTTCTATTACGCCAACTCCTCCCCGAGGTATGTTGCGGGATAATACTTCCTGTACCTGCCCAGGGGTCAGCATCCAGCCATCCAGATTTCGGGTCTGCCTATCAGAGGCATGAGTATGATAACCCGGATCAATATAATCGGGCCCCACCTTAAAGGGCTGAACCTCTAACCCTCTCACTTTAAGAGCTTTTATAATACCGGCTGTAATGGTTGTTTTCCCGACCCCACTGTGGGTTCCGGCTACAATAAACCTCATGCTTAAAAAGCCTCCTTAGTTAAGTGCTGCCTTTATCTGGCAGGCACCCCCTTATAAGCATCAATTTAAAAATAAATGTCTTAAAGCCATCTGCTTCTCATCACACCGCTGCTCCTATCAATGTCTACCCGTCAGCCAACTTTAATAAAGCGTTAGTTATAGATACAGCCACCGGACTTCCCCCTTTTACCCCTTTCAGGGTAATATAGGGGATTTCCTGCTGCATTTCCAGGGCTTCTTTTGCTTCAGCAGAACCAACAAAACCCACGGGTACGCCTATAATAAAAGCTGGTTTTACTTCCTTTTTTTCGATGATGTCCAGCAGGGTAAATAAAGCCGTGGGAGCATTCCCTATGACAACAATATTCCCGTTTATTTTTTCTTTAGCCCAATGCATAGAAAAAGAAGCCCTGGTAATTTTTTCTTCTTCAGCACCCTTTATAACCTCCGGATGATGCATAAAACATTCCACCAATCCCCCCAGACGGCCCGTAATTTTCTTGTTGATTCCTACCCTGACCATTTCCACATCGGTAATTATATTTTTTCCTTCTTTTAAGATGTTCACCGCTGTTTTCACTGCCTGAGGGCTAAAAGCCATAATTCCTGCATAGGTGGGGTCCCCGGTAGCATGGATAACCCTTTTTGTCACCTGCTTCTCTCCAAAGGGAATATTCATTCCCTGAAGGTGCTCTTCAATAATAGCCATACTTTTTTCTTCAATTTTTAAAGGTTCATTAATGATGTCCATAGTCACATTATCCTTTCCTAACTTCTTGGACACGCTCTTTTACGATTTCTGCGATTCTCCGATCCATCCCCAAAGCCTCAGCGGCAAGTAATTTT contains:
- a CDS encoding precorrin-8X methylmutase, with protein sequence MDIINEPLKIEEKSMAIIEEHLQGMNIPFGEKQVTKRVIHATGDPTYAGIMAFSPQAVKTAVNILKEGKNIITDVEMVRVGINKKITGRLGGLVECFMHHPEVIKGAEEEKITRASFSMHWAKEKINGNIVVIGNAPTALFTLLDIIEKKEVKPAFIIGVPVGFVGSAEAKEALEMQQEIPYITLKGVKGGSPVAVSITNALLKLADG